A region from the Bradyrhizobium erythrophlei genome encodes:
- a CDS encoding flavin reductase family protein, whose amino-acid sequence MKNLPLAKVYQLLEPGPVVLLTTAQKGRADVMTMYWHMMVEFEPPLVACVVSSADFSFAALKATKEFVIAIPALHLAQKVVDVGNSSGREVAKFEKFGLTPRKAARVAAPLVAECFANLECAVVHTRLVNKYNLFVLEVMKAWSDPKQRNPKTIHHRGYGKFVVDGSVIKLKSKMR is encoded by the coding sequence ATGAAAAATCTGCCTCTCGCAAAAGTCTATCAGCTGCTGGAGCCGGGCCCGGTCGTGCTGCTGACGACGGCGCAGAAGGGGCGCGCCGACGTCATGACCATGTACTGGCACATGATGGTCGAGTTCGAGCCGCCGCTGGTCGCCTGTGTCGTCAGCAGCGCCGACTTCAGCTTTGCGGCGTTGAAGGCGACCAAAGAGTTCGTCATCGCCATTCCGGCGCTGCACCTGGCGCAGAAAGTCGTCGACGTCGGCAATAGCTCCGGCCGTGAGGTTGCGAAATTCGAAAAATTCGGCCTGACGCCGCGCAAGGCTGCACGCGTCGCAGCACCCCTGGTCGCCGAGTGTTTCGCCAATCTGGAATGCGCGGTGGTCCATACCCGCCTCGTCAACAAATATAATCTGTTCGTTCTCGAGGTGATGAAGGCGTGGAGTGACCCGAAGCAGCGAAACCCGAAAACCATCCACCACCGTGGCTACGGCAAATTCGTGGTGGATGGCTCCGTGATCAAGCTGAAGTCGAAAATGCGCTGA